A single region of the Arthrobacter sp. V1I7 genome encodes:
- a CDS encoding Fur family transcriptional regulator — MSQGAPADGSRTPAPAPAAGKEQRVTKQRLAVSAALDELADFVSTQELHRILHERGTSVSLATSYRILQSLADDGLVDVLRNADGEAVYRRCAVTGHHHHLLCRNCGKAVEVEAPAVEAWAARIAQEHGFTAVEHTVEIFGLCPECRARQAGK, encoded by the coding sequence ATGTCCCAGGGCGCCCCCGCCGACGGCAGCAGGACCCCTGCCCCGGCTCCCGCCGCAGGCAAGGAGCAGCGCGTCACCAAGCAGCGCCTCGCGGTCTCCGCCGCCCTCGACGAGCTAGCGGACTTCGTGAGCACGCAGGAGCTTCACCGTATCCTGCACGAGCGGGGCACCTCGGTTTCGCTTGCCACCTCCTACCGGATTCTGCAGTCCCTCGCCGACGACGGCCTCGTGGACGTGCTCCGGAATGCCGACGGCGAGGCCGTCTACCGGCGCTGCGCCGTTACCGGGCATCACCATCACCTGCTCTGCCGTAACTGCGGAAAGGCTGTTGAAGTCGAGGCGCCCGCCGTTGAGGCGTGGGCCGCCCGGATCGCGCAGGAGCACGGCTTCACCGCCGTGGAGCACACCGTGGAGATTTTCGGGCTGTGTCCGGAGTGCAGGGCCAGGCAGGCCGGCAAATAG
- a CDS encoding MBL fold metallo-hydrolase, with translation MKLTKFTHACVRLEKDNKVLVFDPGNLSETDEALAGADAVLITHEHPDHIDVDAVVAALLASSSLQLFAPAGVAAQLRDKAPDAGSRIHTVAPGEKFDAAGFAIRSFGGQHAVIHPQIPVVANVGYVVDSNVYHPGDSFAVPDGVEVQTLLVPIHAPWNKVGEVVDFVIGVRAPQAFPIHDGLLNKSGLGLVEGHVTRIGAHYGTEYRHLASGDSVEV, from the coding sequence ATGAAGCTGACGAAATTCACCCACGCGTGTGTCCGCCTCGAAAAGGACAACAAGGTCCTGGTATTCGACCCGGGAAACCTCTCGGAGACGGACGAGGCGTTGGCCGGCGCGGACGCCGTGCTGATCACCCATGAGCATCCGGACCACATCGACGTCGACGCCGTCGTGGCCGCCCTGCTGGCCAGCAGCTCACTGCAGCTCTTCGCGCCGGCCGGTGTGGCGGCGCAACTGCGCGACAAGGCGCCCGACGCCGGGTCCCGGATCCATACCGTGGCGCCGGGGGAGAAGTTCGACGCCGCGGGGTTTGCTATCCGGAGCTTCGGCGGGCAGCACGCCGTGATCCATCCCCAGATTCCGGTGGTGGCGAACGTCGGCTATGTGGTGGATTCCAATGTCTACCATCCGGGGGACTCCTTCGCGGTACCCGACGGTGTCGAGGTCCAGACCCTGCTGGTGCCGATCCACGCGCCCTGGAACAAGGTGGGGGAGGTAGTGGACTTCGTGATCGGCGTCCGGGCGCCCCAGGCGTTCCCCATTCACGACGGTCTGCTCAACAAGAGCGGGCTGGGCCTCGTCGAGGGGCATGTCACGCGGATCGGTGCGCACTACGGCACCGAATACCGGCACCTCGCCAGTGGGGACTCGGTGGAGGTCTAG
- a CDS encoding PLP-dependent cysteine synthase family protein, giving the protein MQDRAWADEAIRRINAENNRSADTHLYSIPLPEHWGVQLYLKDESAHRTGSLKHRLARSLFLFSLVNGWIKEGTTIVEASSGSTAVSEAYFAQLLGLPFIAVMTRTTSREKIALIEQYGGSCRLVDHASEVYEAAAELARSCNGHYMDQFTYAERATDWRGNNNIAESIFGQLALEEHPIPSWIVVGAGTGGTSATIGRYLRYHRHNTRLAVVDPENSAFYPAWLDCRDGGAVSSKATGLPSRIEGIGRPRMEPSFVPAVIDHMIQVPDAASVAAMRHLGRYAGLHAGPSTGTNLWGVWQLIAGMIAEGRRGSVVSLLCDGGDRYAGNYYSPQWLQSQGLDPDPHEATLGEFFGTGVWPA; this is encoded by the coding sequence ATGCAGGACCGGGCCTGGGCCGACGAGGCCATCCGCCGGATCAACGCCGAAAACAACCGCTCCGCCGACACCCATCTGTACTCCATCCCGCTCCCGGAGCACTGGGGCGTCCAGTTGTACCTCAAGGACGAGTCCGCGCACCGGACCGGCAGCCTCAAGCACCGGCTGGCGCGCTCACTGTTCCTTTTCAGCCTGGTCAACGGCTGGATCAAGGAGGGCACCACGATCGTGGAGGCGTCCAGCGGCAGCACGGCTGTCTCGGAAGCCTACTTCGCGCAGCTGCTGGGCCTGCCTTTCATCGCGGTCATGACCCGGACCACCAGCCGGGAAAAGATTGCGTTGATCGAACAGTACGGCGGCTCCTGCCGCCTGGTGGACCACGCTTCGGAGGTCTACGAGGCCGCCGCCGAACTGGCCCGGAGCTGCAACGGCCACTACATGGACCAGTTCACTTATGCCGAGCGGGCCACGGACTGGCGCGGCAATAACAACATCGCCGAGTCGATCTTCGGACAGCTCGCACTCGAAGAGCACCCGATTCCGAGCTGGATCGTCGTTGGCGCCGGAACCGGCGGAACCAGCGCAACTATCGGCCGGTACCTGCGCTACCATCGGCACAACACGAGGCTGGCCGTCGTCGACCCGGAGAACTCGGCGTTCTACCCGGCGTGGCTGGACTGCCGCGACGGCGGCGCGGTATCTTCGAAGGCCACCGGTCTCCCCTCGCGGATCGAGGGCATCGGCCGGCCCCGGATGGAGCCAAGCTTCGTCCCGGCCGTGATCGACCATATGATCCAGGTCCCGGATGCCGCCTCGGTGGCGGCCATGCGGCACCTTGGGCGCTACGCCGGGCTGCACGCCGGCCCGTCGACCGGCACGAACCTCTGGGGCGTATGGCAGCTCATCGCCGGGATGATCGCCGAGGGCCGCCGCGGCAGCGTGGTGTCCCTGCTGTGCGACGGCGGCGACCGCTATGCGGGCAACTACTACAGCCCGCAGTGGCTGCAGTCCCAGGGTCTTGACCCGGACCCCCACGAAGCCACCCTCGGCGAGTTCTTCGGGACCGGAGTGTGGCCGGCCTAG
- a CDS encoding sulfurtransferase, translated as MQTLMDAASLKDRLDSGRRTVLLDVRWALGDPHGREHYLKEHLPGAVFVDLATELAGPADPARGRHPLPPLEQFQASARAWGVRTGDVMVAYDDSGNMAAARLWWMLRNAGLTDACLLDGGLAAWRAAGYATESGERQAETGDVVLSDGAMPVIDAGRAASWATQGVLLDARAGERFRGEIEPVDPRAGHIPGAVSAPTTGNLGDDGRFLPAEELRGRFAGLGVRPGARTAVYCGSGVTAAHEIAALTIAGFPAALYPGSFSEWSCNPSNEVVTGPAPYADSIAAD; from the coding sequence ATGCAGACACTTATGGACGCAGCCTCACTGAAGGACCGGCTGGACTCCGGCCGCCGCACCGTACTGCTGGACGTGCGCTGGGCCCTCGGCGATCCGCACGGACGCGAGCACTATCTGAAGGAGCACCTTCCCGGCGCCGTCTTCGTGGACCTTGCCACCGAACTGGCGGGCCCCGCAGACCCGGCCCGCGGCCGGCACCCGCTCCCGCCGCTGGAGCAGTTCCAGGCATCGGCCAGAGCCTGGGGCGTCCGTACCGGCGACGTCATGGTCGCGTACGACGATAGCGGCAACATGGCCGCCGCGCGGCTCTGGTGGATGCTCCGGAACGCCGGCCTTACTGACGCCTGTCTGCTCGACGGCGGACTGGCCGCCTGGCGCGCCGCCGGATACGCGACGGAAAGCGGCGAACGGCAAGCGGAGACCGGGGACGTCGTTCTGTCGGACGGTGCCATGCCCGTGATCGACGCCGGGCGGGCGGCTTCCTGGGCCACACAGGGCGTGCTGCTCGACGCCCGGGCCGGCGAACGTTTCCGCGGCGAAATCGAACCCGTGGACCCGCGCGCCGGCCACATCCCGGGTGCGGTGAGTGCCCCCACCACCGGCAACCTCGGCGATGACGGCCGGTTCCTGCCGGCCGAAGAGCTGCGCGGCCGCTTCGCGGGCCTCGGCGTGCGGCCCGGCGCCCGCACCGCTGTCTACTGCGGTTCGGGCGTCACGGCAGCCCACGAAATCGCAGCCCTCACCATCGCCGGATTCCCGGCCGCGCTCTACCCGGGCTCCTTCTCGGAATGGTCCTGCAACCCTTCGAACGAGGTCGTGACTGGTCCGGCGCCCTATGCCGACAGCATCGCAGCGGATTAG
- a CDS encoding NAD(P)-dependent alcohol dehydrogenase translates to MTPGSPVPPPLAKPLPTVDIPSEAYHAPRLAAAYGATSSDSGLVPLTITRRAPKEDDVEIAIEFCGLCHSDVHATRGEWGTQSYPLVPGHEIVGRVTRVGSAVDDFTPGERVGVGCMVDSCRQCDSCLDGLEQYCENGMVGTYGAKDRRNSDSITQGGYASSIVVDRRYVLRVPESLDPAAAAPLLCAGVTTFSPLRHYEVEEGDVVGVVGLGGLGHMAVKLAKAMGAEVKVFTTSEAKFAAARELGADDVILSSDAAAMEAANRSIDVIIDTVAAPHDLNPYFRTLRVDGALFQLGLPSEDMPPVNPRALIRRRIAYAGSLIGGIAETQEMLDFCAEHGVVSDVEVVRADQLNEAYDRIVAGDVKYRFVLDASTLGSPSERADV, encoded by the coding sequence ATGACTCCCGGAAGCCCCGTACCGCCGCCCCTCGCGAAGCCGCTGCCCACTGTCGACATCCCGTCCGAGGCTTACCACGCGCCCCGCCTCGCCGCCGCCTATGGCGCCACCTCCAGTGACAGCGGACTTGTTCCGCTGACCATCACCCGGCGTGCGCCCAAGGAAGACGATGTCGAGATCGCCATTGAGTTCTGTGGACTGTGCCATTCCGACGTCCACGCCACCCGCGGTGAGTGGGGCACCCAGAGCTACCCGCTGGTTCCCGGCCATGAAATAGTCGGGCGCGTGACCCGCGTGGGCTCCGCCGTCGACGACTTCACGCCGGGGGAGCGAGTGGGCGTCGGCTGCATGGTCGATTCCTGCCGGCAGTGCGACAGCTGCCTGGACGGGCTGGAGCAGTACTGCGAAAACGGCATGGTCGGGACGTACGGCGCAAAGGACCGCCGCAACTCGGACAGCATCACGCAGGGTGGCTACGCCAGCTCCATCGTGGTGGACCGCCGCTACGTGCTGCGGGTCCCGGAAAGCCTTGACCCGGCCGCCGCGGCTCCGCTGCTCTGCGCCGGCGTCACCACCTTCTCGCCGTTGCGCCACTACGAGGTCGAGGAGGGCGACGTCGTCGGGGTTGTCGGGCTGGGCGGGCTCGGGCACATGGCGGTCAAGCTCGCCAAAGCGATGGGCGCCGAAGTCAAGGTCTTCACCACTTCCGAGGCAAAGTTTGCCGCGGCCCGCGAGCTCGGTGCCGATGACGTGATTTTGTCCAGCGATGCGGCCGCGATGGAGGCCGCGAACCGGAGCATCGACGTCATCATCGACACGGTCGCGGCGCCGCACGACCTGAACCCCTATTTCCGCACCCTGCGCGTCGACGGGGCACTGTTCCAGCTCGGTCTGCCCTCGGAGGACATGCCCCCGGTGAACCCTCGGGCCCTGATCCGGCGCCGGATCGCGTACGCCGGATCGCTGATCGGCGGGATCGCCGAGACCCAGGAGATGCTGGACTTCTGCGCCGAACACGGCGTGGTGTCCGATGTCGAGGTGGTCCGGGCGGATCAGCTCAATGAGGCCTATGACCGGATCGTGGCCGGTGACGTGAAGTACCGTTTTGTACTGGACGCCAGCACCCTGGGGTCACCTTCGGAAAGGGCGGATGTATGA
- a CDS encoding HIT family protein yields MSTLFTRIINGEIPGRFVWREDDVAAFLTAAPLADGHTLVVPTQEVDRWTDAPPELLTRVMEVAQKIGAVQVDVFDAARAGLIVAGYEINHLHVHVWPSNTMADFDFGSADQHPEPAKLDANAEKLREGLRNAGFAAHVPDA; encoded by the coding sequence ATGAGCACTCTCTTCACCAGGATTATCAACGGCGAGATCCCCGGCCGGTTCGTCTGGCGCGAGGACGATGTGGCGGCCTTCCTGACGGCGGCCCCGTTGGCCGACGGCCACACGCTCGTCGTACCCACTCAGGAAGTGGACCGCTGGACGGACGCTCCCCCGGAACTGCTCACACGCGTCATGGAGGTGGCCCAAAAAATCGGCGCCGTCCAGGTCGACGTCTTTGACGCCGCCCGGGCCGGACTGATCGTGGCGGGCTACGAAATCAACCACCTCCACGTGCACGTCTGGCCGTCCAACACGATGGCCGACTTCGACTTCGGATCGGCGGACCAGCACCCCGAGCCCGCGAAGCTTGATGCCAATGCGGAGAAACTCCGCGAAGGCCTCCGGAACGCCGGCTTCGCGGCGCACGTCCCGGACGCCTGA
- the hrpA gene encoding ATP-dependent RNA helicase HrpA, which yields MTLHISYPAELPVSERREDLMAAIAANQVTIIAGETGSGKTTQIPKMCLELGLGENGLIGHTQPRRLAARTVAERIAEELGVEIGQEVGFQVRFTGEVSRNTRVKLMTDGILLAEIQRDKLLRKYNAIIIDEAHERSLNIDFILGYLKRILPQRPDLKIIITSATIDPQRFAKHFGSEEEPSPIIEVSGRTYPVEIRYRPLSQPAGGSAAGEEGIPASDDELEEDRDPLDAVCDAVDELALEAPGDILIFFSGEREIRDAAEALNGRIQSNRRLAGTEVLPLFARLSLQEQHKVFHPGNKRRVVLATNVAETSLTVPGIKYVIDTGTARISRYSHRTKVQRLPIERVSQASANQRSGRCGRVSDGIAIRLYSEEDFESRPLFTDPEILRTNLAAVILQMTAMGVARGPKDVENFPFVEPPDPRAINDGVTLLRELGALTVARPQEQADDGGGRPGRRPAGAAAGRNGGGLTAVGQQLAQLPVDPRLGRMIVESGRRGCVREVMILAAALTIQDPRERPTDKQQLAAEKHARFRDENSDFTGFLNLWNYIQEKQQELSSTQFRRLCRTEFINYLRVREWQDLFAQLRQLARPLGISLDNTRLADPVGKHESIHISLLSGLLSHIGILDERKREYAGARGSRFAVFPGSALFKKSPTFVMAAELVETSRLWARVAAKFDPLWVEQVAPDLVKRSYSEPHWSKKMGSVMAHEKVTLYGVPIIPSRRINYGRVDPELSRELFIRHALVEGDWQTHHKFFHRNRALLHEIEELEARMRRRDILVDDEALFEFYDARIGKEVVSERHFDKWWKEARQQDPTLLDFDQALLISEDADALDDSAYPQTLLHKGFELPLTYEFHPVAPGSPPNPSDGVTAEVPVLFLNQLDDAAFRWLIPGQRVELVTALIKSLPKQVRKNFVPAPDVARQAVAALEAGFDPATDELEPSLELVLRRIRGQVIPPHSWNWDAVPPHLRVSFRVVDSRGKVLDEDKDLSALQERLAPATRRAIAESLGATPGTTAPKAVAKAAGKGGQVNDAGPASGAVAASGADAAASTGFTEKSGLTEWTFGAVQRQVQGIVTGHTVTGYPALVDEGSSVALRLFQTSAEQEQAMRGGVIRLLALKVPPPDRYVLEHLNNTEKLTFSQNPHGSVSALIADCALAAIDKLTPAELPWDEASFKALYEKVRAELIDTVFTVTAVVERILASTRRIEKQLKGTTSLALISALNDIKSQLEQLVYPGFVARTGYAQLSQLPRYLAAIEKRLEKLPTNVQRDAQQMAAVQALEDDYDDAVSALLPGRRAGAELTQVRWMLEELRVSLFAVELGTAYSVSEKRIRAVLNKALAPV from the coding sequence ATGACACTGCATATTTCCTACCCCGCCGAGCTGCCGGTTTCCGAGCGCCGCGAGGACCTGATGGCCGCCATCGCGGCCAACCAGGTCACCATCATCGCCGGCGAGACCGGTTCCGGTAAGACCACCCAGATCCCCAAGATGTGCCTGGAGCTGGGCCTCGGCGAGAACGGCTTGATCGGCCATACCCAGCCGCGGCGGCTTGCGGCGCGCACGGTGGCCGAACGCATTGCGGAGGAACTCGGCGTCGAGATCGGCCAGGAAGTGGGCTTCCAGGTCCGGTTCACCGGCGAGGTCAGCCGTAACACCAGGGTCAAGCTCATGACCGACGGCATCCTGCTCGCCGAGATCCAGCGCGACAAGCTGCTGCGCAAGTACAACGCCATCATCATCGACGAAGCCCACGAGCGCAGCCTCAATATCGACTTCATCCTCGGCTACCTCAAGCGCATTCTGCCGCAGCGGCCGGACCTCAAAATCATCATCACCTCCGCGACGATTGATCCGCAGCGTTTCGCCAAGCACTTCGGCAGCGAAGAGGAGCCGTCGCCGATCATCGAGGTCTCCGGACGCACCTACCCCGTCGAGATCCGCTACCGGCCGCTCTCCCAGCCCGCCGGTGGATCCGCGGCCGGCGAAGAGGGAATCCCCGCCTCCGACGACGAGCTGGAAGAGGACCGCGATCCGCTGGACGCGGTGTGCGACGCCGTCGACGAACTCGCGCTCGAAGCCCCCGGCGACATCCTGATCTTCTTCTCCGGCGAACGGGAAATCCGCGACGCCGCCGAGGCGCTCAACGGCAGGATCCAGTCCAACCGGCGGCTCGCCGGCACCGAGGTGCTCCCGCTCTTTGCCCGGCTGAGCCTGCAGGAGCAGCACAAAGTCTTCCACCCGGGCAACAAGCGCCGCGTTGTGCTGGCCACCAACGTCGCCGAAACCTCGCTCACGGTCCCCGGCATCAAGTACGTCATCGATACCGGCACCGCCCGCATCTCGCGCTACTCGCACCGGACCAAGGTCCAGCGCCTGCCGATCGAGCGGGTTTCCCAGGCCTCCGCGAACCAGCGCTCCGGCCGCTGCGGCCGCGTGTCGGACGGCATCGCCATCCGGCTCTATTCGGAAGAGGACTTCGAGTCCCGGCCGCTCTTCACCGACCCCGAGATCCTGCGCACCAACCTTGCCGCCGTCATCCTGCAGATGACCGCCATGGGCGTGGCCCGCGGCCCCAAGGATGTCGAGAACTTCCCGTTCGTGGAACCGCCGGACCCGCGGGCCATCAACGACGGCGTCACCCTCCTCCGCGAACTCGGCGCCCTCACCGTCGCGCGGCCGCAGGAACAGGCGGACGACGGCGGCGGACGCCCCGGCCGCCGGCCGGCCGGCGCTGCTGCCGGAAGAAACGGTGGCGGGCTGACCGCCGTCGGACAGCAGCTTGCCCAGCTGCCCGTGGACCCGAGGCTCGGCCGGATGATCGTGGAGTCCGGCCGGCGCGGCTGCGTCCGTGAAGTCATGATTCTCGCGGCAGCCCTGACCATCCAGGACCCCCGCGAGCGCCCGACGGACAAGCAGCAGCTCGCCGCGGAGAAGCACGCGCGTTTCCGGGACGAGAATTCCGACTTCACCGGCTTCCTGAACCTGTGGAACTACATCCAGGAAAAGCAGCAGGAGCTCTCCTCGACCCAGTTCCGCAGGCTCTGCCGTACCGAGTTCATCAACTATCTGCGCGTCCGGGAGTGGCAGGACCTGTTCGCCCAGCTGCGCCAGCTCGCCCGCCCGCTCGGCATCAGCCTAGACAACACCCGTCTGGCCGACCCGGTAGGCAAGCACGAGAGCATTCACATCAGCCTGCTCTCGGGCCTGCTGAGCCACATCGGCATCCTCGACGAACGCAAGCGCGAGTACGCCGGCGCCCGCGGCAGCCGCTTCGCGGTTTTCCCGGGCTCGGCGCTGTTCAAGAAGTCCCCCACGTTCGTGATGGCCGCGGAACTGGTCGAGACGAGCCGGCTGTGGGCCCGCGTCGCCGCGAAGTTCGATCCGCTCTGGGTGGAGCAGGTGGCCCCGGACCTGGTCAAGCGCAGCTACAGCGAACCGCACTGGTCCAAGAAGATGGGCTCCGTGATGGCCCATGAGAAGGTCACGCTGTATGGTGTGCCGATCATCCCGAGCCGGCGCATCAACTACGGCAGAGTGGATCCGGAGCTGAGCCGCGAGCTCTTCATCCGGCATGCCCTCGTCGAAGGTGACTGGCAGACCCACCACAAGTTCTTCCACCGGAACCGCGCCCTGCTCCACGAGATCGAGGAACTCGAGGCGCGGATGCGGCGTCGGGACATCCTGGTGGACGACGAGGCGCTGTTCGAGTTCTACGATGCCCGGATCGGCAAGGAGGTCGTCTCCGAACGGCACTTCGACAAGTGGTGGAAGGAAGCGCGTCAGCAGGACCCTACGCTGCTGGACTTCGACCAGGCACTGCTGATCAGCGAAGACGCCGACGCCCTCGACGATTCGGCCTACCCGCAGACCTTGCTGCACAAGGGCTTCGAGCTGCCCCTGACTTACGAGTTCCACCCGGTGGCCCCCGGCTCGCCGCCAAACCCGTCCGACGGCGTCACCGCCGAGGTTCCGGTGCTCTTCCTGAACCAGCTCGACGACGCCGCCTTCCGCTGGCTCATTCCGGGTCAGCGCGTGGAACTTGTCACTGCCCTGATCAAGTCACTGCCCAAGCAAGTGCGCAAGAACTTTGTTCCCGCCCCGGATGTTGCGCGCCAGGCCGTGGCAGCGCTGGAGGCCGGCTTCGATCCGGCCACCGATGAACTGGAGCCCTCGCTGGAGTTGGTCCTCCGCCGCATCCGGGGCCAGGTCATCCCGCCGCATTCCTGGAACTGGGACGCCGTGCCACCGCACCTGCGGGTCAGCTTCCGGGTCGTGGACTCACGCGGGAAGGTACTGGACGAGGACAAGGACCTCTCGGCGCTCCAGGAGCGGCTGGCCCCGGCCACCCGCCGGGCGATCGCCGAATCGCTCGGTGCCACCCCGGGGACCACGGCGCCCAAGGCTGTGGCGAAAGCGGCCGGAAAGGGCGGACAGGTCAATGACGCTGGGCCTGCCAGCGGAGCCGTCGCGGCGTCCGGGGCAGACGCCGCCGCCTCCACCGGATTCACGGAGAAGTCCGGTCTCACCGAGTGGACTTTCGGCGCCGTGCAGCGCCAGGTCCAGGGCATCGTCACGGGTCACACCGTCACCGGCTACCCGGCGCTCGTCGACGAGGGCAGCTCCGTTGCCCTGCGGCTCTTCCAGACCAGCGCGGAACAGGAGCAGGCCATGCGCGGCGGCGTCATCCGCCTGCTCGCCCTCAAAGTCCCGCCGCCGGACCGTTACGTCCTGGAGCACCTGAACAACACCGAGAAGCTGACCTTCAGCCAGAACCCGCACGGTTCCGTGTCGGCCCTGATCGCCGATTGCGCCCTCGCCGCCATCGATAAGCTCACGCCCGCGGAATTGCCCTGGGATGAGGCATCGTTCAAGGCCCTGTATGAGAAGGTCCGCGCCGAACTCATCGACACAGTCTTCACCGTCACCGCCGTCGTGGAGCGCATCCTGGCAAGCACCCGGCGGATTGAAAAGCAGCTGAAGGGAACCACGAGCCTGGCCCTGATCAGCGCGCTCAATGACATCAAGAGCCAGCTCGAGCAGCTCGTCTACCCCGGCTTTGTGGCACGCACGGGCTACGCCCAGCTGAGCCAGTTGCCGCGCTACCTCGCCGCCATCGAGAAGCGCCTCGAGAAGCTTCCGACTAATGTGCAGCGGGATGCCCAGCAGATGGCAGCGGTCCAGGCCTTGGAAGACGACTACGACGACGCCGTGTCCGCCCTGCTGCCAGGACGGCGGGCCGGTGCCGAGTTAACCCAGGTCCGCTGGATGCTCGAGGAGCTCCGGGTGAGCCTGTTCGCCGTCGAACTGGGAACGGCGTATTCGGTGTCGGAAAAACGGATCCGGGCAGTGCTCAACAAGGCGCTGGCGCCGGTCTGA
- a CDS encoding GlxA family transcriptional regulator encodes MINSVAMIVVPNFSIFEFATAFEVFGIDRSARGSGVPAFDFRVCAPDPGDIPLKSGLTMHVGLGLEAAADADLVIMTPYGRDDDLPESVLDTLRAAHARGAWVMSICSGAFALARAGLLDGRRCTTHWHYSQELASQYPAALVDENVLYVEDSRIITSAGTAAGIDACLHLVRVEFGANVAAGIARDMVVPPHRDGGQAQFIDRPIPACGSEPMEELLQWMVRHLEEDHSVNELAARVHMSPRTFARRFRSETGATPAAWLNSQRVLRAQELLETTDLNIDEIARESGFGHSVLLRHHFAKVLDTSPQSYRRTFRGQLVEAV; translated from the coding sequence ATGATCAATTCAGTGGCGATGATCGTGGTTCCCAACTTCTCGATCTTCGAGTTTGCAACCGCCTTCGAGGTCTTCGGCATCGACCGTTCGGCCCGTGGAAGCGGGGTCCCCGCGTTCGACTTCCGCGTCTGCGCCCCGGATCCCGGCGACATTCCGCTCAAATCCGGGCTGACGATGCACGTGGGCCTGGGGCTGGAAGCCGCCGCCGACGCCGATCTGGTGATCATGACCCCCTACGGGCGCGACGACGACCTGCCCGAATCCGTCCTGGACACCTTGCGCGCCGCTCACGCCCGCGGCGCCTGGGTGATGTCGATCTGCTCCGGTGCCTTTGCCCTGGCCAGGGCGGGCCTGCTCGATGGCCGCCGCTGCACCACCCACTGGCACTACTCGCAGGAGCTCGCCAGCCAGTATCCCGCTGCGCTGGTGGATGAAAACGTCCTCTACGTCGAGGACAGCCGGATCATTACGAGCGCAGGCACGGCCGCCGGCATCGACGCGTGCCTGCATCTGGTCCGGGTGGAATTCGGCGCGAACGTGGCGGCGGGCATTGCCCGGGACATGGTGGTTCCGCCGCACCGCGACGGCGGTCAGGCGCAGTTTATCGACCGGCCGATCCCGGCCTGCGGCTCCGAACCCATGGAGGAACTGCTGCAGTGGATGGTCCGGCACCTGGAAGAGGATCATTCCGTCAACGAACTCGCCGCCCGGGTCCACATGTCACCCCGGACCTTCGCCCGGCGGTTCCGGTCCGAGACGGGCGCAACTCCCGCCGCCTGGCTCAACTCGCAGCGCGTCCTGCGGGCCCAGGAACTGCTCGAGACCACGGACCTCAACATTGACGAGATCGCCCGGGAATCCGGCTTCGGTCACTCCGTGCTGCTGCGCCACCACTTCGCGAAGGTGCTGGACACCAGCCCGCAGTCCTACCGGCGCACCTTCCGGGGGCAGCTGGTCGAGGCAGTTTAA
- a CDS encoding protealysin inhibitor emfourin, with protein MKITVQRSSGIAGMTRTWSVLATPPEDKDLWQPLVEACPWDEAPKTAREAAGTQPDRFLYSIRAGQRRATLPEQAVTGPWRELVDHARAAAESTPPDPGMSLPGGRPPPSGSLLDPGT; from the coding sequence ATGAAAATCACGGTCCAGCGCAGTAGCGGCATCGCAGGAATGACGCGGACCTGGTCCGTGCTGGCCACGCCCCCGGAGGATAAGGACCTCTGGCAGCCGCTCGTTGAGGCCTGCCCCTGGGACGAAGCTCCTAAGACCGCCCGTGAAGCTGCCGGGACTCAGCCTGACCGCTTCCTGTACAGCATCCGCGCCGGCCAGCGCCGGGCCACCCTGCCGGAGCAGGCCGTCACGGGACCATGGCGGGAACTCGTCGATCACGCCCGGGCCGCCGCGGAGTCAACGCCCCCAGACCCCGGCATGTCGCTGCCGGGCGGCCGGCCGCCGCCGTCGGGCAGTTTGCTGGATCCGGGGACTTAA